A segment of the Bacteroidales bacterium genome:
GCGCAACTACAGATACAATGAATCATAACAAAATGTATCTTGTTTATTGCGGTTCTGGTACACGAAGCGCTAAAGCCTGCGATACTATGATAAAGAAACATTATGTGGAAGTATATAATATGCTTGGTGGTCTTACTTCGTGGAAAACTGCCGGATATCCTGTAGTTATTACAACTTCAATTGTTGAAAATACAATATCTGCAAAAGCAAATACAATATTCCCTAACCCGGTAACTGAAACTTCGTTTATCGAAACACTTGGTGAATCAAGGAATTCAACCTTGATA
Coding sequences within it:
- a CDS encoding rhodanese-like domain-containing protein, translated to MTANTSNPNFVILDVRTAAEFNNSGGHIENAINLDYYSTAIFSATTDTMNHNKMYLVYCGSGTRSAKACDTMIKKHYVEVYNMLGGLTSWKTAGYPVVITTSIVENTISAKANTIFPNPVTETSFIETLGESRNSTLIIFDIYGRQIKKIFFNNKVNINHEDYSPGIYMYQVICTSPLNS